In Deinococcus sp. AJ005, a single window of DNA contains:
- a CDS encoding BTAD domain-containing putative transcriptional regulator has translation MPARDLSGLYRSVPRPVPNEITRDALLSVLQKSECPLIVLVAPAGYGKTTLLAHYAREEPQRAVWLSLREDDADPAVLCAHLRGALTALLPSLGLDRSAAALVAGASSSVHARALAGDLSLSPVNLNMFLDGAELLQEAAEDWLGHLLDGLGEGHRVFLASWSEPRLRFAQRVAAGTAEVIGAGHLAFTRDETARCLGPRDDDSVHRRLDGWPIGVNLAALGISPVLGAEHILDEALSRLPLPLRRRLPDASVLDLWTEDTATDLGVDLPAGWLRDVRRAGLPLIPLDGAYRPHHLLRERLDRDLRQDPGVYAALHVRAGRRAETRDDSWQALEHYRQARAERDLLRVAGGLAPHHERRGEYRLVRQVLEPLGAALPVPLRTALGLALYETGDPVRGEATLRGLYAQGERDPGLLFALGILCARTGRPGEQLALVEEGLRGPHSPRDAARLTRLWASAQLALGRADDAVSTARTALKQARTLDDPIEIGAVLDVLQVACRETGDLAGGEAALRWALSLYQQVGMPARALIASNDLAMLLWTLGRPQEAAQTVDEALAVAEQEHSAVQALLLETRADLAFDQRDMAAAASDYQAALRSCEHYGVATLQSRILPRLTDALLHAGDPAAAVQAVMHARLSFGDTEHARSALVFSDGLLAGDRGDWPAASLAFSAVTVSGFGAPESVYRRAVLRRAQADLRAGTFSAARVQSTEEQLRHAGPLDFTVTDEAAVAEVRAALSQFGHAVSPWADALPRTSDTPVPSDRPSPVMLHLKTLGPLNVTVDGQRVHIPLSRSAEVLVWLAWHGGTATRGEIMNDLWDGSTEQRHIEYFKVAVRHLRTALTSHPAITFNPVPFEAGRYRLAEQLQVHLDARLPAQALRERTCAALQAALDAYGGPFLNDSSVEWACVRRTELLEQSLSAGLTLAATLEDEDSVVAAATYERCLELDPLSEETHIRLIRLWSRLDEPEGLRRSYTRYQRMVHDEYGQTPDPAIRALAE, from the coding sequence ATGCCCGCACGCGATCTGTCCGGCCTGTACCGTAGCGTTCCCCGACCGGTTCCCAACGAGATCACCCGTGACGCGCTGTTGAGTGTTCTGCAGAAGAGCGAGTGTCCGCTCATCGTCTTGGTCGCGCCGGCGGGGTACGGCAAAACCACACTGCTCGCCCACTACGCCCGTGAGGAACCGCAGCGGGCCGTATGGCTCAGCCTGCGGGAGGACGACGCCGACCCGGCCGTGCTGTGCGCCCACCTGCGAGGGGCCCTCACGGCGCTCCTGCCCTCCCTCGGGCTGGACCGCAGCGCTGCCGCTCTCGTCGCGGGCGCAAGCAGTTCCGTTCATGCCCGCGCTCTGGCAGGTGATCTGTCACTCAGCCCCGTCAACCTCAACATGTTTCTGGACGGTGCCGAACTTCTACAGGAAGCTGCCGAGGACTGGCTGGGCCATCTGCTCGATGGTCTCGGAGAGGGCCACCGGGTGTTCCTCGCATCCTGGAGCGAACCACGACTGCGGTTTGCGCAGCGCGTCGCGGCGGGTACCGCCGAAGTCATCGGCGCCGGTCATCTCGCTTTCACGCGTGACGAGACGGCCCGCTGTCTGGGCCCGCGTGACGATGACAGCGTGCATCGCCGCCTGGACGGTTGGCCGATCGGCGTCAACCTCGCCGCGCTGGGCATCTCCCCCGTGCTCGGTGCCGAGCACATCCTCGACGAGGCGCTGTCCCGTCTTCCCCTGCCCCTCCGGCGACGGCTGCCCGACGCCAGCGTGCTCGACCTCTGGACAGAAGACACTGCGACGGACCTGGGCGTCGACCTGCCTGCCGGATGGCTGCGCGACGTCCGCCGCGCCGGCCTGCCCCTCATTCCACTGGACGGCGCGTACCGCCCGCACCATCTGCTGCGCGAGCGGCTGGACCGTGACCTCCGGCAGGACCCGGGCGTCTATGCGGCCCTGCACGTCCGCGCGGGCCGCCGCGCAGAGACACGCGACGACAGTTGGCAGGCGCTCGAACACTACCGACAGGCCAGGGCGGAACGTGATCTGCTGCGGGTCGCCGGAGGCCTGGCCCCACACCATGAACGCCGCGGGGAATACCGTCTGGTGCGTCAGGTGCTCGAGCCGCTCGGCGCTGCCTTGCCAGTCCCGCTCCGCACGGCGCTAGGTCTAGCGCTGTACGAGACGGGTGATCCGGTGCGGGGCGAGGCGACCCTGCGTGGCCTCTACGCCCAGGGGGAGCGCGATCCGGGACTGCTGTTCGCGCTGGGCATCCTCTGTGCACGAACGGGCCGGCCGGGCGAGCAACTGGCCCTCGTCGAAGAAGGCCTGCGCGGCCCACACTCCCCACGGGACGCGGCTCGTCTCACGCGCCTGTGGGCATCCGCGCAGTTGGCCCTTGGCCGGGCCGACGATGCCGTGAGCACCGCACGCACCGCACTGAAACAGGCACGTACCCTGGACGATCCGATCGAGATCGGCGCCGTCCTCGACGTCCTGCAAGTGGCCTGCCGGGAGACCGGTGACCTGGCAGGCGGCGAGGCGGCGCTGCGTTGGGCCCTGTCGCTGTACCAGCAAGTGGGCATGCCTGCCCGCGCGCTGATCGCCAGCAACGACCTCGCCATGCTCCTGTGGACGCTGGGCCGCCCGCAGGAAGCCGCGCAGACGGTCGATGAAGCGCTCGCCGTCGCCGAGCAGGAGCACAGCGCCGTGCAGGCCCTGCTGCTCGAGACCCGTGCCGACCTGGCTTTCGACCAGCGGGACATGGCCGCCGCCGCCAGCGACTACCAGGCCGCCCTGCGCAGTTGCGAGCATTACGGCGTGGCCACGCTACAGTCCCGGATCCTCCCCCGGCTCACTGACGCCCTGTTACACGCTGGAGATCCGGCCGCTGCGGTCCAAGCCGTGATGCACGCCCGCCTCAGCTTCGGGGACACGGAACACGCACGTTCCGCCCTCGTCTTCAGCGACGGCCTGCTGGCCGGCGATCGTGGCGACTGGCCGGCCGCCAGCCTGGCCTTTTCGGCAGTGACCGTCAGTGGTTTCGGGGCTCCTGAGTCGGTCTACCGGCGCGCCGTCCTGCGCCGCGCCCAGGCCGACCTGCGGGCAGGCACGTTCAGCGCCGCGCGCGTCCAGAGTACGGAAGAGCAGCTGAGGCATGCCGGTCCACTCGACTTCACGGTGACCGACGAGGCGGCCGTGGCCGAAGTGCGCGCCGCGCTCTCTCAGTTCGGGCACGCCGTCAGTCCGTGGGCCGACGCCCTTCCCCGGACCTCAGACACGCCTGTTCCGTCAGACCGGCCGTCCCCCGTGATGCTCCACCTCAAAACCCTGGGCCCCTTAAACGTCACGGTCGACGGCCAGCGGGTCCACATCCCCCTGAGCCGTTCGGCGGAAGTGCTGGTGTGGCTCGCCTGGCACGGAGGCACGGCCACCCGCGGCGAGATCATGAACGACCTCTGGGACGGATCCACCGAGCAGCGTCACATCGAGTACTTCAAAGTCGCCGTCCGGCACCTCCGGACTGCCCTGACGTCGCACCCGGCGATCACGTTCAATCCGGTCCCGTTCGAAGCTGGCCGGTACCGTCTGGCTGAGCAGCTGCAGGTCCACCTGGACGCGCGGCTCCCGGCGCAGGCGTTGCGGGAACGCACGTGCGCTGCCCTCCAGGCTGCTCTCGACGCATATGGCGGCCCCTTCTTGAACGACAGCAGCGTGGAGTGGGCATGCGTCCGGCGCACCGAGCTGCTCGAACAGTCCCTGTCTGCCGGACTGACGTTGGCTGCCACGCTCGAGGACGAAGACAGCGTCGTGGCCGCCGCCACCTACGAACGGTGCCTGGAACTCGACCCACTCAGCGAGGAAACGCACATCAGGCTGATCCGGCTGTGGTCACGCCTGGATGAACCCGAAGGTCTCCGCCGCAGCTACACGCGCTACCAGCGCATGGTGCACGACGAGTACGGGCAGACGCCTGACCCTGCCATCCGTGCACTGGCAGAATGA